The stretch of DNA gttcttttctttttattataGCGGTACATCtacttaaactaaaagaataagaaaattgaaaatttttccgCCTAAATGCTTTTAACTAGAAATTGGGTCTAACTTTATCTATATATGTATTGGACCTACTATATGGTCTTTATGTGTCAAAGTATCTTATCAAACATCGCAGCTTCTATAGTTAGGCCAAATTTACTTCATTcatccccactaaactaaaagaataagagttgCTCATAATTTTCATGCTCAATTGATTGATAAATATGATGGGCCCACATTAAAATTATGACTTTTAATTTATTGACTAAAAATTGCATCCacaaaataaaatattacaatcaaATCAAACGCCAACTAAAAATAGGCTTAACACTGTCATTATTCACGCTTAATATACCCGTAATATTCTAATTTGTTATTTTTTAAGTTGGTGGTTGGAGTTGATAAAGTTTCAAATTTATTTGTGtttttttctaaaataaattGTCCTTTTTTTTTAAGTTAAGTAATATAGTATTTATTAATATGGGTTGTTCTTCATAAAGGATAAGGAGTAAGAATCAATAATTCTAATTTTCCtactaaaaataaaagaaaaaagaatatAGGGGTAAATAGTATTTTTAGTTGTTTGTAAATCGTCCTTCTAAATGTGTCGTATACTGTTTATATATGTTTCCGTTATAAGGTCAATATGTGCTTGATAATAACAAAATACTAACCTTATTAGATTATGTTATTCCATAATAGCCGACTATCATTATTTTTAATAACAAAAATAGATTcacacaaaaataacttaatctaAAAGTCCTTTGAATAGTAaaccattttttttaattttattaatattatgatcAGTACATTACAACATGCTATTATAACTATAACTCATTTATGTAAAAATTGTTAATTTTTACAAACTCAATAAATTTAAACCTCACAAATGTCGTGCTTTAGTACAGGATCTCAACTAGTTCTAAGTAATCAACAAGTGATGTCTTGTAAAGGTGACCACCTGCCGAACCGCACCCGTGGCCGTGAGGACAATGGCCCGATCCTGGTTGGATCAGGCTCACCCTTAATCGTGTCGTGAATTGTGAGGAGGGTTTGGCAGGCTCGATTGGCGCTAGGGGTGAAAAAACCGTGTACCCGATACGTTTTTCAAAACCGTATCGCAAAACATCACTATACAGATCCAATACGGTTTAACCAGATATACGGTttaaccgtatatacggtttttGGCTaccctgaaaaaccgtgtatacgaTATCCGTATATACGGATACGGTTTGGTGACAAATACCCAATTAAACATTGTAATTATTCAAAAGCTAATAATTACCTCTAACATAACCACCTCTTATAAAAGGCTGATTTTTGTTTATTGAGATAAGTTAGTAAGAAAATGTCGTAAAAAACATTAAAAGAGTGGAGTTGAAAGAGGaactttgcatttttttttacatttttttatacaaaaacttcaaaccgtgtcagaaaccgtatatacggtttcaTTTTTGCCCAACCCGAATACGgtgcggtttttataaatcgtatcGTGTATACGGATTttcgtatcgtatatacggaaatcCGTATAACTCAAAGCGTATACCGTATCGTATCCGTATTATAAAACCGTAACGTATATTTTTGCTCATCCCTAATTGGCGCAAGGATTTTTAGGTTTTTAAGTTCattataaagtttttgaacaTTGTTGTAAAAATTTATGTCAAGTTTTACATAATTAGGCAAATATATTAAGCTCAATTTATAATGTACTTCTAATGTAACTCAAAAAATATTATCAGCACTAACCTCTTGAAAAACACTATGCAATTAATTATTGTTCTGATATGATCGAGACAACGTTCGGACTTGAATCCTAGTAGTAAgtttatactccgtattaaatacCGTAGGCCTATAGCTAGCGAGTATACAAGGAATTTTAATAagataacacaaaatctcattgaaaacggcgatatccgtcacaaccttgtgacggataccgtttcctctcacaaaatatctatgagaggtgagtgggaaagcacatggggggtgccccaccttgtcctctctccctttttgtgagaggtcttcaacTTGTGATGGGATTAGTCCGTCATAAGCAATACGCTTTGGATAAcacaaataaataaatttagtaTCGATGAATTAGTACCCTCGTgaatttcctcaaaaaaaaaagtcCACGCTGATGGTTGAAACACAATAATTATCTCGATACTAGCTTTTGAAGACAAGAAAAATGCGGTATAAAAGGCCGAGACCCACATTCTAGAGTGTAGTGTGAGTTATAGAGAAAAGCAAGGACGTGTTCTTTCTAACTTTTTTTCAGTTTACTTCGATTCAGTCCAGTTAAGTCAACCTTAGTCTCATCAGTTCAGCTCCAGTAAGTTCAGATTGTCTTAGTTAATTCAGTCGTATTCtgttaagtttagttcagttaagaaccattcagttcagttcagttaaattcaattcaattcagttaAACTCATTTCAACCCGAAAGACGTAATTTCACACAAGAGACAGAATTACAGTCATCTCATTTATTCAGTAAAAAAACATTGGAGGTCCTTCATTTAGCCTGGTGAATGGAACCTTTAGATACTACCCTTGATGGAGTTAATATAACTATTATCAAAAAACCTAAACCAGAGCATCACCCCGCCATACTTAGGTGACGATTTAATAGTCGGTAAGACTTGAGATATAAGAACCTGAGGCGGAATAAACCCGCTACTCGTTGCACCAGTAGCAGCAGGAATGCCAAGAAAAACCTGACCAGCATTTACAGTAGACCACTTACTCCAGGAGCTAAGTAATtggttggtgttgccattgtaTTGGCAAGCAGCCGAAGGGTTGTTATAGAATTGAACCCAAACAAAGTCAAAAACACCGGTATTGATTGCAGCACTTAGATGTGCATCAGGAAAAGGGCATTGTGGTGCTGCAGACAGAAAGACTTTCCTTTGTGAGGTACTGTGTCCTTGGAGGGCCTTGGCTAGGACGTCGTAGTTTGCTCCTGTCCCGGCTTCTATGTCAAAATCTATTCCGTCTAGAATTGCGTTTCCAAATGGGCGCGAGGTTGAGGTTCCGCCTAGGAAGTTGTTCCATAGGAAGGTTGCTACCTATGGAAAAGAAATTAACAAATGATTAACTTATAAGAACCAAGCTCATTACAGAAAGTCTAGGGATTTTTAACTATTGCATTTTCACACCGAGAATTCTGAGTAGTCAAAGTTTATTCCGTAAAAAACATTGACCGACTATCTCTTAATACGAGTTCCCACATCCACCCAAACAAGATTTCTACAATTCACATGATTTTCAACTTCACATGAATTTAATCTTCCCGGGAATTGTATCTTCCCATGgtgaaccaaacgactcctattaataataaaaaacaaaataattacaTCTCTTATGAAAACTAATTCACTTAAGTAGTTTTTCAATaaacaatttatatatatatataagtcgtGTTTTTAAGGAGAAAGTCCCGTCTTGAagattgataatttcactactcccattgTTACTTAGCTAATTTTTCATATTTGCCTGCTTTTGCTCTTATAATTGTTAACTTTTACGTTCACTactcgtaattattgttactttcactacttgtacattaatattgataatttcactactcccgttgttacttctgttattttcactactcccattgctgctaatattgttactttgatTATTCAAACTATTCAAATGGGTGATTACTATcataataacataattacttttACTCTTTAAGTATCCAATGAGTGATTTACATCCCccatactactaagagaataaaaattctcttaattttccctccaaaaggcatatagctaaataaggtaacaaataattattttttctttacattattatctttccaattaatatattcttataattaaactctaatattttaattaaaattcatatttatgacttcttcattaaaatccataatttattatgcaatcatttCAATTTTCATAGATATTATTtttcatcagttacactctaaaattatGCACACTTCTTCTTATGCAAtctttaacataattattgtcaTCACTTACACCCTAAAATTACGTAAATCTATTTCTTATATTATCGTTCATCAATATGGTGTATATTTTAAAGGACgtaacaatttttatgtatttttttaattaaaaaaaatattagtctAATTATTGGTAAATCGTCTTTTTAAGTGCGTGGTATACTGTTTTTATCTGTTTTTGTTATAAAGTTTATAAGCGTTTTAATTAAATTTACATTTTTACATCacttaattgtaatttaatgtcataaattagtttcatgcaatgatatagcattatagagttaatttttatactaaagtaaaaatggtttaagacaaaaataacttaacttaaagtgtcttttgattgtaataaactttcattttctacctcttactaagattatattagtacattataacattaaaggtacagttaatttatgcaattaatttaatgagaatgtctctttataaaacaaaactaaaaaataccGTGCTGTAACACGGAGATCTACACTAGTATATGCATTAAATATATTACATgtatgaattaaattaattaagtcgaaataattatggaatattatattttttggaaatctaacttgatttatttactttttaataatttccaaaatataatatacttatatcatatttgtttatgttaaaataattaacatctttatactaattaataccataaggaGGACATGTTTactttaaggaaaatcaccatattccggtgttctctaaatttatatttcaaccaaaactatataatatttacattaaagtcccttgttcaggtccatcgCACAGtgttattgatttaaaactatatagtataattaatttgtatagatttatttaattacattgaagtccattggtttctgaaattaatatatagtattgattgattgattggatGTATTAgactatttaaaaaaaaaacatactacAATTTGATTATATCACGACAAAAGTCGTCTGTAATAGTCAGGGAACGACTAAACAAACAATACTTCATAATACTTCGTAAGGGCCGCTTGAAAAAACTGAACAAACAAGTGATAAGAAAGACTGTAACTTAAAATGGACGACGAAACCAAAAACATAAAGCAGCCTCTCATGAATCACCTATGGAGATCTATGTTGAATTAATTAAACAAGGTAAAACTCTCTTTCCTAAATTTATTCTAAAATTATTAGGAAGGAATAAGACTATAAAAGATATGGTATATATTCTAATATATCATATCTCTTATTCCTTGGTAATAAAAATCATACTCCAtcctattccgaataagtgtctcatttggacaatgacacgaaaattaaggaatatagttaaaataatgaaaattattgtataggggtaagaatatatgagttaaataatgaaaagtattgaatatgatgggttaTGGATGGTTGGGGTGGTAACTAAAGAAAAGAGCtaagggtaggaaagtaaaaaatcatgtccaaatatggcaaatgggacaattattattattttattttttttgggtcAAAAAATGGGACAATTATGTGAATAGGCGGAAATGATAAATGGGACTATTATTTAGAATAGGATGGAGTAGATTTTATGTAAAATACAAAGAAACACAATTTTCTACTTTACTTATCATGattttttttccataaattttagtTTTTCCTTAAAACATTCTTTTCCTATATATCGACCACCGAAGTTGCTCATTAGAAAAGATTTGACAATgatggttttgtttgtttttggttTGAATTAACTAATCTCTGACCCAATTCGGGAGATCCCATGCCCACAGTTGATCATTGAGCGCTCTCATGCAACTTCTTTTATAGGTATGTAATGTAATCTCGCATATTTAACTTAACAAGAGGTCTTCTCTGAGACTGCTATATCGGTCTTAAGAATAAAACGTGTTAAATAACACCCTTTTGTATAGATGGGACAACCTTTTGTTAATCTCAATGCATTCTGATTTTGTCTTTATGTACTTGACTCGTCTTAAGGTTAAGACGTCTTCAATACCCGGCTTAAATGAGAACTTGTATTTAACTTTAGTTACTTATTATTTTTCTGTGTTTTTTTATAAGGGGTTTTTTACCTGTCTTTAGATTTACCCCTGTTTATGGCAAAGTGCAACACTTACCTCGCTGAAttttacttcctccattcaactccactttaccactttactttatcacgtttgtcaacgcgtgttttacgcggtaaatatcattagctacgtatttgtaaaaattataaaagttagataattttaatgtactcgtaaagacgaatcaaacaagattccacatgaatatattttcactaatgtattgagagaaaaatgaaattaaatgtttatttgtgaatagtgtagaaaagtgaaagtggtagagtgaagttgaatggagaAAGTATAAGTTTGGTCTATATGCGTACACCATATCATGTAGCTCGTTTGGAATGCGGAGTTTTGTGTTTATATTTGTTGACAGACCATGATGTTGGTGTCGCAATAAAAATCAATTGCATGAATATAGTGACGGAGCAATATTGTTTTCCTTTGCCTAAAATCGTCCTAGGGAGTATTTTGAATACACAAATATGGTTGTGCGACAAAAGCCTTTATCTCTCCTACTTTGACGTAACTGGACTGTGGATCTGGAAAGCGGGTTTCACCCAAGTTGATGCGTGGTCATGGCTCCCTATACTTGAGATAAACAGGGCTATACAACTGTGCAAGCCAGTAGCCGGTAAACATCTATCCAAGTTTGTCCTTGATGCACGTTATCGAGTAATACCGCTCGCAACCCACCCGGATGTCTCTGTAATGTACCTTCTTGTCGAATCCTCGGTATTTGCATACGATCTAAAAGCTGATACTCTAGACAAGATTTTTGTAGTACAGGGCGATCATGAGACTAAATATTTTGGTATGATTTATAAGCCGTTGCTGAGATATAGTATATGATTCAGTACAGTTTTTGCTCATGCTGTGTTTGCAGCTGCGGAGTAACGTATACGGGCACCATGTAAACTTAAAATTCAGTTTTTGTGACCTTCATGTTCAGTTTTAGTGTTTATTACTTGTTCGTTTTCTCAAGCGTCCCTTAGATTAATCTCTATATGCCGACTTTAAAAGATACTCCCTCTG from Silene latifolia isolate original U9 population chromosome 10, ASM4854445v1, whole genome shotgun sequence encodes:
- the LOC141608517 gene encoding acidic endochitinase Pun g 14, amyloplastic-like, with protein sequence MEEVKFSEVATFLWNNFLGGTSTSRPFGNAILDGIDFDIEAGTGANYDVLAKALQGHSTSQRKVFLSAAPQCPFPDAHLSAAINTGVFDFVWVQFYNNPSAACQYNGNTNQLLSSWSKWSTVNAGQVFLGIPAATGATSSGFIPPQVLISQVLPTIKSSPKYGGVMLWFRFFDNSYINSIKGSI